In Listeria cossartiae subsp. cossartiae, one genomic interval encodes:
- the floA gene encoding flotillin-like protein FloA (flotillin-like protein involved in membrane lipid rafts) → MTMIGPIIIAVLIIIFLIVFFTLVPVGLWISALSARVPVGLGTLIGMRLRRVVPSRVVKPLIKAVKAGLDLEVNQLESHYLAGGDVDNTVDALIAAHRANIELDFSRAAAIDLAGRDVLEAVQTSVTPKVIRTPEFTGVAQNGVEVKVITQITVQSNIERIVGGAGEDTVIARVGEAVVSTVGETKEHTDVLENPNSISKKVQEQGLGDGTAYTILSIDIAEMRIGDNIKAKLDIEKANADMEVAQAAASKRKAEAIALEQENRAAVVAAEAEVPRALSRALEEGNLGVMDYYKMENVQSDTAMRESIAHEDEK, encoded by the coding sequence ATGACAATGATTGGACCAATTATTATCGCAGTATTGATTATCATCTTTTTAATCGTATTTTTCACTTTAGTACCAGTGGGGTTATGGATTAGTGCATTATCCGCACGTGTACCAGTGGGACTAGGAACTTTAATCGGGATGAGATTACGTCGGGTTGTACCTTCTCGCGTTGTAAAACCGTTAATTAAAGCAGTAAAAGCAGGACTAGACTTAGAAGTAAACCAGCTTGAAAGCCACTATTTAGCAGGTGGGGACGTGGATAACACAGTTGATGCGTTAATCGCTGCACACCGCGCAAATATTGAACTAGATTTCAGCCGTGCAGCAGCTATTGACCTTGCTGGACGTGACGTACTTGAAGCAGTACAAACTTCCGTAACACCAAAAGTTATCCGTACACCTGAATTTACTGGTGTGGCACAAAACGGGGTAGAAGTAAAAGTTATCACGCAAATTACCGTACAATCGAACATTGAACGTATCGTCGGTGGTGCTGGTGAAGATACAGTTATCGCCCGTGTCGGTGAAGCCGTAGTATCTACAGTCGGTGAAACAAAAGAACATACAGACGTACTAGAAAACCCAAACAGTATTTCGAAAAAAGTCCAAGAACAAGGACTTGGAGACGGAACAGCTTATACAATTTTATCCATTGATATCGCTGAAATGCGTATCGGGGACAACATTAAAGCAAAACTAGACATCGAAAAAGCCAACGCGGACATGGAAGTTGCTCAAGCAGCTGCATCGAAACGTAAAGCCGAAGCGATTGCCCTAGAACAAGAAAACAGAGCAGCCGTAGTAGCCGCAGAAGCAGAAGTACCACGTGCTCTTTCTCGCGCTTTAGAAGAAGGAAACCTAGGCGTAATGGATTACTACAAAATGGAAAATGTACAATCAGATACAGCTATGCGTGAATCGATTGCACACGAAGACGAAAAATAA
- a CDS encoding NlpC/P60 family protein, protein MKIIATRRKIFFAFIALMISFSVLFLPTTNASAATTYKMTITADVNIRTADNTKGKVIGLYKKGTTVTFTAKTNNNWYKTTYNGKVGYVSGKCVTTYKAPVATTQSFAALSNEARKHLGKRYKIGATGPSCFDCSGFTQYVYSKAIKKSLPRTAKQQYAAAKKIKANELKNGDLIFFNYGRGIAHVGIYVGNGKMLNAQNNGVKYDTITSGYWKKYIAGYGRVSNLK, encoded by the coding sequence TTGAAAATAATAGCAACGAGAAGAAAGATTTTTTTTGCGTTTATAGCTTTAATGATTTCTTTTTCAGTACTATTTTTACCAACAACAAACGCATCAGCAGCAACCACATATAAAATGACGATAACGGCTGATGTAAATATTCGCACAGCAGACAATACAAAGGGTAAAGTCATCGGATTATACAAAAAAGGCACAACAGTTACTTTCACTGCAAAGACGAACAATAACTGGTATAAAACAACATATAACGGTAAAGTAGGGTATGTTTCAGGTAAATGTGTAACTACATATAAAGCACCTGTTGCAACAACACAAAGTTTTGCCGCATTAAGTAACGAAGCAAGAAAACACCTTGGCAAACGCTACAAAATTGGCGCAACTGGCCCAAGCTGCTTCGACTGCTCCGGTTTTACACAATATGTCTACTCGAAAGCCATTAAAAAATCACTTCCAAGAACAGCCAAACAACAATATGCCGCTGCAAAAAAAATTAAAGCCAACGAACTAAAAAATGGTGATCTGATTTTCTTTAACTACGGAAGAGGAATTGCACACGTTGGCATCTATGTCGGCAATGGCAAAATGCTTAATGCGCAAAATAACGGCGTAAAATATGACACTATCACATCCGGCTACTGGAAAAAATACATTGCTGGCTATGGTCGTGTATCAAACCTAAAATAA
- a CDS encoding GNAT family N-acetyltransferase, whose protein sequence is MKYTIKEMAMEELEPRVVEGLLQHKERLGYDIPKSDTVHIGFAALNETGEIVGGVTAKINYGELHVSLLSVDKSTQGTGVGTALMEQIERYGRANSCHHISLTTFSYQAPDFYKKCGFTELGRIQDFPLKGEEKYFFVKYL, encoded by the coding sequence ATGAAATATACGATTAAAGAAATGGCGATGGAAGAACTAGAACCACGCGTAGTCGAAGGACTTTTGCAACATAAAGAACGGCTAGGCTACGATATCCCCAAAAGCGATACCGTGCATATTGGCTTTGCCGCACTGAACGAAACCGGGGAAATAGTTGGCGGTGTGACAGCAAAAATCAACTACGGAGAATTACATGTTTCGCTTCTTTCCGTCGATAAAAGCACACAAGGAACAGGCGTCGGAACAGCTTTAATGGAACAAATAGAAAGATATGGTAGAGCAAATAGCTGCCACCATATCTCCCTAACTACATTCAGTTACCAAGCCCCAGATTTTTATAAAAAATGTGGTTTTACCGAGCTTGGTCGAATTCAAGATTTCCCACTTAAAGGTGAGGAAAAGTATTTTTTCGTTAAATATCTTTGA
- the proC gene encoding pyrroline-5-carboxylate reductase: MTKIGFIGAGNMGTAMIRGLATANLIARENIIVCGRNIDKLKPLETEFNGLVLTTDTGKLVEQADIIILSVKPYTIPEILTAVKDKLTPDKIVISVAAGTTIQDLEALTSAATKIVRVMPNTPALVGEAMSSISPNANVTQQEIDDVVAIFASFGEAEVVPETLMDAVIGVSGSSPAYVYMFIEALADGAVLNGMPRDKAYKFAAQAVLGAAKMVLETGEHPGKLKDMVTSPGGTTIEAVKSLEDNGFRSAVINAVQAAAKKNSSM; this comes from the coding sequence ATGACAAAAATTGGTTTTATCGGCGCAGGAAATATGGGTACAGCAATGATTCGAGGACTGGCAACAGCTAACTTAATTGCGAGAGAAAACATTATCGTTTGCGGTCGAAACATCGACAAACTCAAACCGCTCGAAACGGAATTTAATGGCCTTGTACTCACAACGGACACTGGAAAACTCGTAGAACAAGCGGATATTATCATTTTATCGGTGAAACCTTATACTATTCCAGAAATTTTAACAGCAGTAAAAGATAAGTTAACACCAGATAAAATCGTTATTTCTGTAGCAGCGGGCACTACGATTCAAGATTTGGAAGCCCTAACTTCTGCGGCTACGAAAATTGTTCGAGTAATGCCAAATACACCAGCACTTGTTGGCGAGGCGATGTCTTCCATTTCGCCAAACGCGAATGTAACACAACAAGAAATCGATGATGTTGTCGCTATTTTTGCTAGTTTTGGAGAGGCGGAAGTCGTGCCCGAAACCTTAATGGATGCAGTTATCGGTGTCAGTGGTTCTTCGCCAGCCTATGTTTATATGTTCATAGAGGCCCTAGCAGACGGCGCAGTACTAAATGGTATGCCACGTGATAAAGCGTATAAATTCGCCGCACAAGCTGTCCTAGGTGCCGCAAAAATGGTTTTAGAAACTGGAGAACATCCAGGGAAACTTAAAGATATGGTTACTTCTCCCGGCGGAACTACGATTGAAGCGGTGAAATCATTAGAAGATAATGGCTTCCGTTCAGCCGTAATCAATGCGGTCCAAGCTGCTGCTAAGAAAAATAGTTCTATGTAA
- a CDS encoding LPXTG cell wall anchor domain-containing protein: MKKIIAIITTVALLAMVVFNFTPGIVAKAANSSESNLTYKDVRGGFYFVGYENVQLEKGKTYKYKVAYEANVDMTITDTITGQSAKAGLFVPNSSGAALNNNAVTRTQDNVMDVANDNSKVFTHTFEFTANEDTKADIGVFAGAGSVLPTTPETSLIWKNITVTDETPAEAPTAPVINAEDKTIKQNETFNPLNDVTATDKKDGDITSAIQVTKNTVDTTKIGEYDVDYKVTNSSEITTLKSIKVTVTKEAETANTAPVINAKDQTIKVGDLFNSLKGVTATDKEDGDLTAKIKVTKDTVNNTKKGVYQVTYTVTDSGNLSATLTIKVTVTQDLTLIIEPIKLIQSGTPSDPTKPKQAAGNAETPNVKASKIPKTGDNSMIWVVLAGLGLATVGITTYRKKANR; the protein is encoded by the coding sequence ATGAAAAAAATAATCGCGATCATTACAACAGTTGCGCTACTAGCTATGGTTGTTTTTAATTTCACCCCAGGTATCGTTGCAAAAGCAGCAAACAGTTCAGAAAGTAATTTGACCTACAAAGATGTACGAGGTGGTTTTTACTTTGTTGGTTATGAAAATGTCCAACTTGAAAAAGGCAAAACATACAAATACAAAGTGGCTTATGAAGCAAATGTTGATATGACAATCACAGATACAATTACAGGACAATCCGCAAAAGCGGGACTATTTGTACCAAACTCTTCCGGTGCAGCACTTAACAACAACGCTGTAACTCGTACACAAGATAACGTGATGGACGTAGCAAATGATAATAGTAAAGTTTTCACACATACATTCGAATTTACAGCAAATGAAGATACAAAAGCAGACATCGGCGTGTTCGCAGGTGCCGGATCTGTTTTACCAACAACGCCAGAAACTTCGCTAATTTGGAAAAACATCACTGTAACAGACGAAACACCAGCAGAAGCCCCAACAGCCCCAGTTATTAACGCAGAAGATAAAACAATCAAACAAAATGAAACGTTTAATCCTCTAAATGACGTAACTGCAACGGATAAAAAAGATGGTGATATTACTAGTGCCATCCAAGTGACAAAAAACACCGTTGATACGACTAAAATCGGCGAATATGATGTGGATTACAAAGTAACAAACTCAAGCGAAATCACAACGCTAAAAAGCATCAAAGTAACCGTAACTAAAGAGGCAGAAACAGCAAACACAGCGCCAGTCATCAATGCCAAAGATCAAACAATCAAAGTTGGCGACCTATTTAATTCGTTAAAAGGCGTTACCGCAACGGATAAAGAAGACGGCGACCTAACAGCAAAAATCAAAGTAACAAAAGACACAGTGAATAATACGAAAAAAGGTGTTTATCAAGTCACGTATACCGTAACAGATTCTGGCAATCTATCAGCAACACTTACAATCAAAGTGACAGTAACACAAGACTTAACGCTTATTATAGAACCAATCAAACTGATTCAAAGCGGAACACCAAGCGATCCTACAAAGCCTAAACAAGCTGCTGGAAATGCAGAAACGCCAAATGTAAAAGCAAGCAAAATACCAAAAACGGGTGACAACTCGATGATTTGGGTAGTTCTTGCTGGGCTTGGCTTAGCTACAGTCGGCATTACCACGTATCGCAAAAAAGCAAATAGATAA